From Kiritimatiellales bacterium, a single genomic window includes:
- a CDS encoding GxxExxY protein: MNTNKDILYKKESFAIIGACFNVYNEKGFGFLEPVYQECMGIELAFQKIPFEAQKKLDLFYRGQKLNHSYEPDFICFDNIILELKAVDKITDAHRAQVLNYLSATGFKLGIIVNFGHYPNLEYERIVL, encoded by the coding sequence ATGAACACGAATAAAGACATTTTATATAAAAAAGAAAGCTTCGCGATCATTGGGGCGTGCTTCAACGTGTATAATGAGAAAGGTTTCGGATTTCTTGAGCCGGTTTATCAGGAGTGTATGGGAATTGAACTGGCATTTCAAAAAATTCCATTTGAGGCACAAAAGAAACTGGATTTGTTTTATCGCGGACAAAAACTCAATCATTCTTATGAACCGGACTTTATTTGTTTTGATAACATTATTTTAGAATTGAAAGCGGTGGACAAAATTACGGATGCGCATCGCGCGCAGGTTTTGAATTATTTGAGTGCGACCGGATTTAAATTAGGAATCATTGTGAATTTTGGACATTACCCGAATCTTGAATATGAAAGAATCGTTCTTTAA
- a CDS encoding V-type ATP synthase subunit D: MAKIKYTKNELKAQRDALTRFTRYLPTLQLKKQQLQVELRQLETQIAAKHDEEKTARTGLASWVKLFSEPFDFLPYIEVKAIHRAYGNIAGVVIPLFEKIEFAEKTPDLFETPPWVDHGIKMLQHLIRLRVERGIIEEQHRLLACELETTAQRVNLFEKVKIPECKENIRMIRIFIGDQQTSAVARSKLAKNKSAEKAGAI; the protein is encoded by the coding sequence ATGGCTAAAATAAAGTACACAAAGAATGAGTTGAAAGCGCAGCGCGACGCACTGACGCGCTTTACGCGGTATCTGCCGACGCTGCAGTTAAAAAAGCAGCAGCTACAGGTTGAATTGCGTCAGCTTGAAACGCAGATTGCCGCGAAACATGACGAAGAGAAGACAGCGCGTACCGGTTTGGCCTCGTGGGTAAAACTTTTTTCCGAACCGTTTGATTTTCTGCCGTACATCGAGGTTAAAGCAATTCACCGTGCATACGGAAATATTGCCGGCGTTGTCATTCCGCTGTTTGAAAAAATTGAATTTGCCGAAAAAACTCCTGATCTGTTTGAAACGCCGCCGTGGGTGGATCACGGAATTAAAATGCTGCAGCATCTGATTCGCCTGCGCGTTGAACGCGGAATCATTGAAGAGCAGCACCGGCTGCTGGCGTGTGAGCTTGAAACCACAGCACAGCGTGTGAATCTTTTTGAAAAAGTAAAAATTCCGGAGTGTAAAGAAAATATCCGCATGATCCGCATCTTTATCGGCGATCAGCAGACGTCCGCTGTAGCGCGGTCAAAACTCGCGAAAAACAAAAGCGCTGAAAAGGCCGGTGCCATTTAG
- a CDS encoding V-type ATP synthase subunit B, with amino-acid sequence MNKIYHRIEQITGNVIVVSAGDVTYNELAEVTSGFGTSLAQVIRLENGRVFLQVFAGGRGIATDAKVRFLGHAMGTPFSENLLGRVFTGSGTPRDKGPAITENEIPIGGPSVNPAKRIIPRNMVRTGIPMIDVFNTLVESQKLPVFSVAGEPYNELLARIALQAEVDVIILGGMGLKHDDYLYFRDYLEENGALSRSVLYVHTAADPTVECLLVPDIALAVAEKFALDNKRVLVLLTDMTNYADARKEVAITMEQIPSNRGYPGDLYSQLAARYEKAVDFEGAGSITILAVTTMPGDDVTHPVPDNTGYITEGQFYLKNGRIEPFGSLSRLKQQVNGKTRADHRTIMDTMIQLYASYKETLEKQSMGFRMSTWDDKLLKYGERFENEMMSLAVNIPLEAALDLGWQMLADCFEPQETGISTKLIEQFWPRKEKQTEVREER; translated from the coding sequence ATGAATAAAATTTATCACCGCATTGAACAGATTACCGGCAACGTGATTGTTGTCAGCGCCGGCGATGTGACATACAACGAACTGGCGGAAGTAACATCCGGTTTCGGCACATCACTGGCGCAGGTGATCCGTCTGGAAAACGGTCGCGTATTCCTGCAGGTATTCGCCGGCGGGCGCGGCATTGCCACCGATGCCAAAGTCCGGTTTCTCGGTCATGCCATGGGAACACCGTTTTCTGAAAATCTACTCGGGCGCGTCTTCACCGGCAGCGGCACTCCGCGCGATAAAGGGCCGGCAATTACAGAGAATGAAATCCCCATCGGCGGGCCATCGGTGAATCCGGCGAAGCGCATCATTCCGCGCAACATGGTGCGCACCGGAATTCCAATGATCGATGTGTTTAACACACTGGTTGAATCGCAGAAGCTGCCGGTTTTTTCCGTTGCCGGCGAACCGTATAACGAACTGCTCGCGCGCATCGCACTGCAGGCAGAAGTGGATGTGATTATCCTCGGCGGCATGGGATTGAAGCATGACGACTATCTCTATTTTCGCGACTACCTCGAAGAAAACGGCGCGCTGTCGCGCTCCGTGTTGTATGTTCATACGGCCGCTGATCCGACGGTGGAATGCCTGCTCGTGCCGGACATCGCACTTGCTGTTGCTGAAAAATTTGCCCTCGACAATAAACGCGTGCTCGTGCTGTTAACGGACATGACGAACTATGCCGACGCACGTAAAGAAGTTGCAATCACGATGGAGCAGATTCCGTCGAACCGCGGTTATCCCGGCGACCTCTACAGTCAGCTGGCCGCGCGCTACGAAAAAGCCGTGGACTTTGAGGGCGCCGGCTCAATCACCATTCTTGCTGTAACCACGATGCCGGGCGACGATGTCACACATCCGGTGCCGGATAACACCGGCTACATCACCGAGGGACAGTTCTATCTGAAAAACGGCCGGATCGAGCCGTTCGGCTCACTCAGCCGTTTAAAACAGCAGGTGAACGGAAAAACGCGCGCTGATCACCGCACCATCATGGATACAATGATCCAGCTGTACGCATCCTATAAAGAAACGCTTGAAAAACAGTCGATGGGGTTCCGCATGAGCACATGGGACGACAAGCTGCTGAAATACGGCGAACGCTTTGAAAACGAAATGATGTCGCTCGCGGTAAACATTCCGCTCGAGGCCGCGCTCGATCTCGGCTGGCAGATGCTCGCCGATTGCTTTGAGCCGCAGGAAACCGGAATTTCAACCAAACTCATTGAACAATTCTGGCCTCGAAAGGAAAAACAAACAGAAGTTCGCGAAGAGCGCTAA
- a CDS encoding V-type ATP synthase subunit A: MNVGKIVGVNGNLLTVEFDTPVIQNEVGYAKLGDIRLKAEVIRIRDQHADMQVFEDTGGLKIGDLVEFTSELLSAELGPGLLTQVFDGLQNPLPALAEKEGFFLQRGVYLDPLPRDKPWAFTPLVKTGDVVVAGDALGEVPEGIFKHKIMVPFRLAGKLTVKSISEAGDYTVTEKIAVVTDETGKEHDVSMMQVWPVKVPIRCYAERLRPTEPLATSQRVIDTFFPVARGGTYCIPGPFGAGKTVLQQVTSRHADVDIVIFAACGERAGEVVETLREFPELTDPRTGKSLMERTLIICNTSSMPVAAREASVYTAVTIAEYYRQMGLNVLLLADSTSRWAQALREMSGRLEEIPGEEAFPAYLESVIAAFYERGGVVRLNNGETGSVTIGGTVSPAGGNFEEPVTQGTLKVVGAFHGLSRARSDARRYPAIDPLESWSKYSSIVDDVELSTARRFLREGNEVDQMMKVVGEEGTSMDDFVLYLKSEYLDAVYLQQNAYNEVDSATPADRQKYVFRFIVKFLNTKLMFETKDTARAFFHTLTQATRDWNQLAFESAEFKKQEDQLNQQIAEVATHE; the protein is encoded by the coding sequence ATGAACGTTGGAAAAATTGTTGGAGTGAACGGAAACCTGTTGACGGTGGAATTTGATACGCCGGTGATTCAGAATGAGGTGGGCTATGCAAAGCTCGGTGATATCCGGCTGAAAGCGGAAGTGATCCGCATCCGGGATCAGCATGCGGATATGCAGGTGTTCGAAGATACCGGCGGTCTGAAAATCGGCGATCTGGTTGAGTTTACCAGCGAACTGCTTTCAGCGGAGCTCGGTCCGGGACTGTTAACGCAGGTGTTCGACGGTTTACAGAATCCGCTGCCGGCGCTCGCCGAAAAGGAGGGCTTTTTTTTGCAGCGCGGCGTTTATCTCGATCCGCTGCCGCGCGATAAACCATGGGCGTTCACACCGCTGGTGAAAACCGGCGATGTTGTGGTTGCCGGCGATGCGCTGGGCGAAGTGCCGGAGGGGATTTTTAAACACAAAATTATGGTGCCGTTCCGTCTCGCCGGAAAGCTGACCGTGAAATCAATTTCCGAAGCCGGCGACTATACCGTCACTGAAAAAATTGCGGTGGTGACGGATGAAACAGGCAAAGAGCACGACGTCAGCATGATGCAGGTCTGGCCGGTAAAAGTGCCGATTCGCTGTTACGCCGAACGGTTGCGCCCGACGGAACCGCTGGCAACGTCGCAGCGCGTAATCGATACATTTTTTCCGGTGGCGCGCGGCGGCACCTATTGTATTCCCGGTCCGTTTGGTGCCGGCAAAACAGTGCTGCAACAGGTAACGAGCCGCCACGCGGACGTCGATATTGTAATTTTTGCGGCATGCGGCGAGCGCGCCGGCGAAGTGGTTGAAACACTGCGCGAATTTCCGGAGCTGACCGACCCGCGCACCGGCAAAAGTCTAATGGAGCGCACACTGATTATTTGTAACACGAGTTCAATGCCGGTGGCAGCGCGCGAGGCATCGGTTTACACCGCCGTGACAATTGCGGAATATTACCGGCAGATGGGTTTGAATGTTCTGCTGCTCGCCGACTCAACGTCACGCTGGGCGCAGGCGCTGCGCGAAATGTCCGGTCGTCTTGAGGAGATTCCGGGCGAGGAGGCATTTCCGGCATATCTTGAATCCGTGATTGCGGCGTTCTATGAACGCGGCGGCGTGGTTCGTCTCAACAACGGCGAAACGGGCTCGGTGACGATCGGCGGAACAGTGTCGCCGGCGGGCGGTAACTTTGAAGAACCGGTGACGCAGGGCACGCTGAAAGTGGTCGGCGCATTTCACGGGCTGTCGCGTGCACGCTCTGATGCGCGCCGGTATCCGGCAATTGACCCGCTCGAAAGCTGGAGTAAATATAGCAGTATCGTTGACGATGTTGAGCTGAGCACCGCGCGCCGGTTTTTGCGCGAAGGCAACGAAGTCGATCAGATGATGAAGGTGGTTGGAGAAGAGGGCACGTCGATGGACGACTTCGTCCTTTATCTGAAATCCGAATATCTCGATGCGGTCTATCTTCAGCAGAACGCTTATAACGAGGTGGATTCGGCCACGCCGGCAGATCGTCAGAAATATGTGTTCAGATTCATTGTAAAATTCCTGAACACAAAACTGATGTTTGAAACAAAAGACACTGCGCGCGCATTTTTTCATACGCTTACGCAGGCAACGCGCGACTGGAACCAGCTGGCGTTTGAGTCCGCCGAATTTAAAAAACAGGAAGATCAGTTGAATCAGCAGATCGCGGAGGTCGCAACCCATGAATAA
- a CDS encoding GxxExxY protein: MHKDFRRADAFEVHREKGPGLVESIYEKCLIRELELQKIPAENQVVVPVEYKGFVFDEPLRLDVFVDRCLILELKVVREVLPEHKAQLLSYMKLLNAPVGLIINFYEPVLKNGIYRLILKGADQV, translated from the coding sequence ATGCATAAGGATTTCCGGCGAGCCGATGCATTTGAAGTTCACCGTGAAAAAGGTCCGGGACTGGTTGAATCAATTTATGAAAAATGCCTGATACGTGAACTGGAGCTCCAAAAAATTCCAGCAGAGAATCAGGTTGTTGTTCCGGTGGAATATAAAGGGTTTGTTTTTGATGAACCATTGCGTCTGGATGTGTTTGTCGACCGTTGTCTGATTCTCGAATTGAAAGTGGTAAGAGAAGTGCTTCCCGAACATAAGGCTCAACTGCTGAGTTATATGAAACTGCTTAATGCGCCGGTCGGGTTGATTATAAATTTTTATGAGCCGGTTTTAAAAAATGGAATTTACCGGTTGATTTTGAAAGGAGCAGATCAGGTCTGA
- a CDS encoding DUF2764 family protein, translated as MKKYWYLVASLPYLRLGEKPVLDADGFRAACMTELSSTDLDTVDAVLGNREPPAGAAGILWNAEVQLRDALIRLRAKHHTGENLMQSHPFSGFSVALEKSVQDAFARSNPAEMEMELDRVRWNLADELAATDPFGFPAVVAYAAKLRLATRWMQMNDEKGIVAVEKFIAKSLTEDRDGHKGGEDA; from the coding sequence ATGAAAAAATATTGGTATCTGGTTGCGTCGCTGCCGTATCTGCGTCTGGGGGAAAAACCGGTGCTGGATGCGGACGGGTTTCGTGCGGCATGCATGACAGAGCTGTCATCGACAGATCTGGACACCGTGGATGCCGTGCTTGGAAACCGTGAACCGCCGGCGGGTGCCGCCGGAATTTTATGGAATGCTGAAGTTCAGTTGCGTGATGCGCTTATCCGGTTGCGCGCAAAACATCATACCGGCGAAAATCTTATGCAGTCTCATCCGTTCAGCGGATTCAGCGTCGCACTCGAAAAATCGGTGCAGGACGCATTCGCCAGAAGTAATCCGGCAGAGATGGAAATGGAACTCGACCGTGTTCGCTGGAATCTTGCCGATGAACTGGCGGCGACTGATCCGTTCGGGTTTCCGGCGGTCGTCGCTTATGCTGCGAAACTGCGGCTTGCCACGCGCTGGATGCAGATGAACGATGAAAAAGGCATCGTTGCCGTTGAAAAATTTATTGCAAAATCTCTAACAGAAGATCGCGACGGACACAAAGGAGGCGAAGATGCATAA
- a CDS encoding LPP20 family lipoprotein, with protein sequence MKKILISTTFAAITVLIAACSSTPKPAAVAQIPAYEKMQSKAGDARKAGGLAVVGLGESKDLDLAIRKAKANARQELAQMINIKVESLEKFFLEETGQAATAEILSQFSSTAKILTSQELSGSTVEEVKTEKTGSTVTAFVLMSLDPQVIADQLAKQKELYTRFRSSEAFKELDSEIKRYDEWKKSQGL encoded by the coding sequence ATGAAAAAAATTCTAATCTCAACAACATTCGCTGCTATCACTGTTCTCATCGCCGCCTGTTCCAGTACACCGAAGCCGGCGGCTGTTGCGCAAATTCCGGCGTATGAAAAAATGCAAAGCAAAGCCGGTGACGCGCGTAAAGCCGGCGGACTCGCCGTTGTTGGACTCGGTGAGTCCAAAGACCTTGATCTCGCCATTCGCAAAGCCAAAGCTAATGCGCGGCAGGAACTGGCGCAAATGATCAATATTAAAGTCGAATCACTCGAAAAATTTTTCCTCGAAGAAACCGGTCAGGCCGCAACAGCGGAAATCCTTTCGCAGTTTAGCAGCACCGCAAAAATCCTTACCAGTCAGGAACTTTCCGGCAGCACAGTAGAGGAAGTAAAAACTGAAAAAACCGGCAGCACTGTGACCGCATTCGTACTGATGTCGCTCGATCCGCAGGTGATTGCCGACCAGCTTGCGAAACAGAAAGAGCTTTATACACGCTTCCGTTCATCCGAAGCGTTTAAAGAACTCGACAGCGAAATCAAACGCTACGACGAGTGGAAAAAATCGCAGGGATTATAA
- the hisC gene encoding histidinol-phosphate transaminase → MKNLIRKSVEAMDGYVPGEQPQGDKIIKLNTNENPWLCSPFVRDILNEIDVAELAKYPDPLCMDVRRVIAEKHAVGIGNVFAGNGSDEILALCIRAFAEHDGSVGYFDPSYSLYPVLAQIEEIETRPVELDKKFLWQMPENYSSSVFFLTNPNAPTGMLHPKENIENFIKIFSGVVVIDEAYADFARENCMEFAAKYENVLVARTLSKSYALAGIRFGYCVGAEPLIDALYKIKDSYNVNRLTQEIARVAILDEDTMTAITSAVKDSRALLTAELIDLGFNVYPSETNFVWTKPPKPGAKKIFDALRKKNIFVRWFDGQRTKEYLRITVGTNTQIVELAAALEEILGR, encoded by the coding sequence ATGAAAAATCTGATTCGAAAATCTGTTGAAGCAATGGACGGCTATGTGCCGGGTGAGCAGCCGCAGGGCGATAAAATTATCAAGCTGAATACGAATGAAAATCCGTGGCTCTGCTCGCCGTTTGTGCGCGATATCCTGAATGAAATTGATGTGGCGGAGCTGGCAAAATATCCCGATCCGCTGTGTATGGATGTACGGCGGGTGATTGCCGAAAAGCACGCTGTTGGCATCGGCAATGTATTCGCCGGAAACGGGTCGGACGAAATTCTGGCGCTGTGTATCCGCGCATTTGCGGAACACGACGGATCCGTCGGCTATTTCGATCCGTCCTATTCACTTTATCCGGTGCTGGCGCAGATTGAAGAAATTGAAACGCGACCGGTGGAGCTGGATAAAAAATTTTTATGGCAAATGCCCGAAAATTATTCGTCATCAGTTTTTTTCCTGACCAATCCAAATGCACCGACCGGCATGCTGCACCCAAAAGAAAATATTGAAAATTTTATAAAAATATTTTCAGGTGTGGTGGTGATCGACGAAGCGTATGCCGATTTTGCGCGCGAAAACTGCATGGAGTTTGCCGCGAAATATGAGAATGTTCTGGTTGCGCGTACGCTGTCGAAATCCTATGCACTCGCCGGAATCCGGTTTGGCTATTGCGTCGGCGCCGAACCGCTGATCGATGCCCTGTATAAAATTAAGGATTCATACAATGTAAACCGTCTGACTCAAGAAATTGCGCGCGTCGCGATTCTCGACGAAGACACAATGACAGCAATTACATCGGCGGTAAAAGATTCACGCGCGCTGTTAACGGCGGAGCTGATCGATCTTGGATTCAATGTATATCCGTCTGAAACCAATTTTGTTTGGACGAAACCGCCGAAACCGGGCGCAAAGAAAATTTTTGACGCGCTGCGGAAAAAAAATATTTTTGTCCGCTGGTTTGACGGCCAACGCACCAAAGAGTATCTGCGCATTACCGTCGGCACAAATACGCAGATTGTAGAACTGGCTGCTGCGCTTGAAGAAATTTTAGGGCGGTGA
- the hisD gene encoding histidinol dehydrogenase, producing MKTRYVQNHLFLSKTGYFYLDFFRRLENTAGIMKRTDAPIFKHVPNGRAKKVEDFIRRSPIEQDADQIAATVLNDIKRQGDVAVIRYANQFDGSNVTPRTLRVSEKDIAAAACEVDAKFKAAAKEAHKRISEFAQAGLRPDWTMPSPHGGFLGEKYVPLDRIGAYIPGGAAPLASTALMTITLAQVAGVPERIACSPAGKSGKVNPYILYALELAGATEIYKVGGIHAIGAMAYGTKSVPKVQKIVGPGGPYVTAAKRIVYGEVALDMVAGPSEIAVLADDAANPAYVAADLLSQAEHGSGSEKVLLVCLSEKFAAAVRAELDVQSAKLLRQEPVSKVLANGCLLAVAPNMDAAIELCNRFAPEHMEIMTKNPERVAKKITAAGAIFIGPWTPESVGDFAAGPSHVLPTGGTAAYFSGLTVDDFRRRISLIHYTEEDLKAVTPVVEAFGRVETLDAHARAATIRFEK from the coding sequence ATGAAGACCCGGTATGTTCAGAATCACCTCTTCCTGTCAAAAACCGGCTACTTTTATCTGGATTTTTTTCGCCGGCTGGAAAACACTGCCGGCATTATGAAGAGAACTGATGCACCCATATTTAAGCATGTCCCGAATGGACGCGCCAAAAAAGTTGAAGATTTTATCCGGCGCTCGCCGATAGAACAAGATGCGGATCAGATCGCCGCGACAGTTTTGAACGATATTAAACGGCAGGGAGATGTCGCCGTGATCCGCTACGCGAACCAGTTTGACGGATCAAATGTAACGCCGCGCACGCTGCGCGTGAGCGAAAAGGATATCGCTGCCGCCGCGTGCGAGGTCGATGCCAAATTTAAAGCCGCCGCCAAAGAGGCACATAAACGGATTAGTGAATTTGCGCAGGCCGGTTTGCGTCCGGACTGGACGATGCCCTCCCCGCACGGCGGATTTCTCGGTGAAAAGTATGTGCCGCTCGACCGCATCGGCGCCTATATTCCCGGCGGCGCCGCGCCGCTCGCATCTACCGCGTTAATGACAATTACGCTCGCTCAGGTTGCCGGTGTACCGGAACGTATTGCCTGTTCGCCTGCTGGAAAAAGCGGCAAAGTAAATCCCTATATTCTTTATGCATTAGAGCTCGCCGGCGCGACAGAAATTTATAAAGTCGGAGGAATTCATGCGATCGGTGCAATGGCATACGGCACGAAATCGGTGCCGAAAGTTCAAAAAATTGTCGGGCCAGGCGGACCGTATGTGACAGCGGCAAAACGGATTGTTTACGGTGAGGTGGCGCTCGATATGGTTGCCGGTCCAAGTGAAATCGCAGTGCTCGCGGATGACGCCGCCAATCCGGCCTACGTTGCAGCGGATCTGCTTTCTCAGGCGGAACACGGCTCCGGCTCCGAGAAAGTTCTGCTCGTCTGTCTGTCAGAAAAATTTGCGGCGGCGGTACGCGCGGAACTTGACGTGCAGTCGGCAAAACTTTTACGGCAGGAGCCGGTTTCAAAGGTGCTGGCGAACGGCTGCCTGCTGGCTGTCGCGCCGAATATGGATGCGGCAATAGAGCTGTGTAACCGTTTTGCGCCGGAACACATGGAAATTATGACGAAAAATCCGGAGCGCGTGGCAAAAAAAATCACTGCGGCCGGTGCAATTTTCATTGGTCCGTGGACGCCCGAATCCGTTGGCGATTTTGCCGCCGGTCCGAGTCATGTGCTGCCGACCGGCGGAACGGCAGCTTATTTCTCAGGATTGACAGTGGATGATTTCCGGCGGCGCATCAGCCTCATTCATTATACGGAAGAAGATCTAAAAGCTGTTACACCGGTGGTTGAAGCCTTCGGCCGCGTTGAAACCCTCGACGCCCACGCCCGCGCTGCGACCATCCGGTTTGAAAAATAA
- a CDS encoding TlyA family RNA methyltransferase produces MKKIRLDQLLTERGIAESREKAKRLILSGQIIVEHCAAPKPGQMLAPDHPVQLKKTERFVSRGGEKLEGALNEFPIQLAGKICLDIGSSTGGFTDCMLQRGAKKVYAVDVGKGLLHWKLRENPRVIVMEGINARYLTAGDIAEPADFASIDTSFISLTNILPAVKELLSSGGEIVSLIKPQFEAGKTEADRGHGVITNPAVHETVIEKIRRFGTEELNLHWLGVTVSPIKGPKGNIEFLAWWKKEL; encoded by the coding sequence ATGAAAAAAATACGACTTGACCAGCTGCTGACGGAACGGGGCATCGCCGAGAGTCGCGAAAAAGCGAAGCGACTGATTCTATCCGGTCAGATTATCGTCGAACACTGCGCCGCCCCGAAACCGGGGCAGATGCTGGCACCGGATCATCCTGTTCAATTGAAAAAAACTGAGCGGTTCGTCAGTCGCGGCGGCGAAAAACTGGAAGGCGCACTGAATGAATTCCCGATCCAGCTCGCTGGAAAAATCTGTCTCGATATCGGCTCGTCTACCGGCGGGTTCACCGATTGCATGCTGCAGCGCGGGGCAAAAAAAGTTTACGCTGTCGATGTCGGTAAGGGCCTGTTGCATTGGAAACTGCGCGAAAATCCGCGCGTGATTGTGATGGAAGGCATCAATGCGCGCTATTTAACTGCCGGTGACATTGCCGAGCCGGCCGATTTTGCATCCATCGACACCTCATTCATTTCGCTGACAAATATACTGCCCGCTGTAAAAGAACTTTTAAGCTCCGGCGGCGAAATCGTTTCGTTAATCAAACCGCAGTTTGAAGCCGGCAAAACGGAGGCTGATAGAGGACACGGTGTAATTACCAATCCGGCAGTTCATGAAACAGTCATCGAAAAAATCCGCCGTTTCGGCACCGAAGAATTAAATTTGCACTGGCTTGGAGTCACCGTCTCACCCATCAAAGGTCCGAAAGGAAATATTGAATTTTTAGCATGGTGGAAAAAAGAGTTGTGA